The following coding sequences lie in one Arachis hypogaea cultivar Tifrunner chromosome 4, arahy.Tifrunner.gnm2.J5K5, whole genome shotgun sequence genomic window:
- the LOC112796538 gene encoding uncharacterized protein: MAQSISYDEEATNNATGHAATNSMAQSISYDEEATNNATGHANMNREATMDEYLNKCVPLYKHALQGNWEEAKAIIVQDPWLKKAAIAKGSTTVLHVAAGARGDKNHVHFVKQLMGKLSEDDLLSTDDNGNTAFCLAAAAGNEQVLRLMAAQNPEVVNVKGAGKTFPPVQFAALQGRCDVASYLYGSTPLNVIELKRLFLTCINTGLYGLALKILEDRSDFDFDKDENGESVLHLLAKSHLDSCCQSPQHQSSIIKINPGMKQQVVFQLVKKLWSKILNEESSMREIFETPRVLFQLLFAPVEVGNFGFLSEILSAYPDLIWTTDETNQTIIHKAVMHRHASIFNLIHEIGPTKDIIVTMIDTQRNTLLHLAAKRAPPQRQLELVPGAAFQMCLELVWFKEVKKIMPPSFINSENSDGKTASELFSEEHKELRKDAESWMKSTAENCMLIATVIATGVFAAAITVPGGVDDKGGKPNYLGKTSWFLVFVISDATAFISSAASILIFLSILLSRFTENDFYKSLPLKLMCGLVALFCSITSMMVAFASAFFITYHHYASHLVPILVSIFASLPAILFLILQIPLWLEIIYSTICCKKLFKPSKKMLYVLENNCCISSLKKMLCPVRHDNQQNCS, from the exons ATGGCTCAATCAATCTCTTATGATGAAGAAGCTACAAACAATGCTACAGGCCATGCTGCTACTAATTCAATGGCTCAATCAATCTCTTATGATGAAGAAGCTACAAACAATGCTACAGGCCATGCAAATATGAATA GAGAAGCAACAATGGACGAATATCTCAACAAATGTGTGCCCCTTTACAAGCATGCACTACAAGGCAATTGGGAAGAGGCCAAGGCCATCATAGTTCAAGATCCCTGGTTGAAGAAAGCAGCAATTGCAAAAGGATCGACTACAGTGTTACATGTAGCAGCAGGTGCACGTGGGGATAAAAACCATGTTCACTTTGTGAAACAATTGATGGGAAAATTGAGTGAAGACGACTTATTATCGACAGATGACAATGGAAACACTGCATTTTGCCTTGCTGCTGCAGCTGGGAACGAGCAAGTTCTTCGCTTGATGGCAGCTCAGAATCCAGAAGTTGTAAATGTTAAGGGTGCAGGTAAAACCTTCCCTCCTGTTCAATTTGCGGCATTGCAAGGAAGATGTGACGTGGCTTCGTATCTATATGGATCTACCCCATTAAATGTTATTGAGTTGAAACGATTGTTCCTCACTTGTATCAACACTGGTCTCTACG GTTTAGCCttaaaaatcttggaagatcgctcagattttgattttgataagGATGAGAATGGTGAGTCAGTTTTGCATCTCTTGGCTAAAAGCCATTTGGATTCTTGTTGCCAAAGTCCACAACATCAAAGCTCCATAATCAAGATTAATCCTG GAATGAAGCAGCAGGTGGTTTTTCAACTGGTTAAGAAGCTTTGGAGCAAAATTCTTAACGAGGAGTCCTCAATGCGAGAGATATTTGAAACGCCAAGGGTCCTTTTTCAACTGTTATTTGCTCCAGTAGAAGTTGGTAATTTTGGGTTCTTATCAGAGATTCTTAGTGCTTATCCAGACTTGATATGGACAACGGATGAGACAAACCAAACCATAATTCACAAAGCTGTGATGCATCGCCATGCAAGCATCTTCAATCTCATTCATGAGATAGGGCCTACGAAGGATATCATAGTGACTATGATAGACACACAACGTAATACTTTGTTGCATTTGGCTGCAAAAAGAGCACCACCGCAAAGACAACTTGAATTAGTACCTGGAGCAGCATTCCAAATGTGCCTTGAGTTAGTATGGTTCAAG GAAGTGAAGAAGATAATGCCACCATCGTTCATAAACTCTGAAAACTCCGATGGTAAAACTGCTAGTGAATTATTTTCAGAGGAACATAAGGAGTTGCGAAAAGATGCAGAATCTTGGATGAAAAGTACAGCTGAGAATTGTATGCTCATTGCAACCGTCATTGCAACAGGGGTGTTTGCTGCTGCAATAACCGTGCCAGGTGGTGTTGATGATAAAGGGGGGAAGCCAAACTACTTGGGCAAAACATCATGGTTCCTGGTGTTTGTAATCTCAGATGCAACTGCATTTATCTCATCAGCAGCTTCAATATTAATATTCTTGTCCATTCTTCTTTCGCGTTTTACTGAGAATGACTTCTACAAATCATTGCCCCTGAAACTCATGTGTGGATTGGTGGCTTTGTTCTGCTCAATAACAAGCATGATGGTAGCATTTGCAAGTGCCTTCTTCATTACTTATCATCACTATGCCTCACATCTTGTTCCCATTCTCGTTTCTATATTTGCCTCTCTGCCAGCAATTCTATTCTTGATTCTCCAGATTCCACTGTGGTTAGAGATCATCTATTCAACCATTTGTTGTAAGAAACTTTTTAAGCCAAGCAAAAAGATGCTTTATGTACTAGAAAATAATTGTTGTATTTCAAGTTTGAAAAAAATGTTGTGCCCTGTGCGGCATGATAATCAGCAAAATTGTAGTTGA